From Pseudomonas sp. LS1212, the proteins below share one genomic window:
- a CDS encoding YbaN family protein, with amino-acid sequence MAPDTAHPNRPRLLRYVLLSIGWLSVALGVIGIFLPVLPTTPFLLLAAACFARSSPRFYHWLTSHPRLGPWIAGYLRGQGIPLKGKVYAIGLMWPSIGLSCYLVPLPWARGLMLTTAVLVTIYILRQKTLRQPLHKQS; translated from the coding sequence ATGGCGCCGGACACGGCACACCCGAACCGGCCCCGGCTGCTGCGCTACGTCCTGCTGAGTATCGGCTGGCTGAGCGTGGCATTGGGGGTGATCGGTATCTTCCTGCCGGTATTGCCGACAACGCCTTTTCTGCTCCTGGCCGCTGCCTGCTTCGCCAGAAGCTCGCCGCGGTTCTACCATTGGCTGACCAGCCACCCCCGCCTGGGCCCATGGATCGCCGGCTACCTCAGAGGCCAGGGCATACCGCTCAAGGGCAAGGTCTACGCCATTGGCCTGATGTGGCCGAGCATCGGCCTGTCCTGCTACCTGGTACCGCTGCCCTGGGCACGCGGGCTCATGCTGACCACGGCAGTGCTGGTGACGATCTACATCCTGCGGCAAAAGACCTTGCGACAACCGTTGCACAAACAATCCTGA
- a CDS encoding MarR family transcriptional regulator, whose amino-acid sequence MPLIDQHRFGMQLAHMSRGWRAELDRRLAGLGLSQARWLVLLHLARFEESPTQRELAQSVGVEGPTLARLLDSLESQGLVRRQAVLEDRRAKKILLSPSAKPLIEQIETIANALRVELFNGIDEEELRITMRVHARILANLEKS is encoded by the coding sequence ATGCCGTTGATTGACCAACACCGTTTCGGGATGCAATTGGCCCACATGTCCCGGGGCTGGCGTGCCGAACTGGACCGGCGTCTTGCCGGCCTGGGCTTGTCCCAGGCACGCTGGCTGGTACTGTTGCACCTGGCGCGTTTCGAAGAATCTCCCACGCAGCGTGAACTGGCGCAGAGTGTTGGCGTCGAAGGTCCCACGCTGGCGCGATTGCTCGACAGCCTGGAGTCTCAGGGTTTGGTGCGCCGGCAGGCGGTACTGGAGGACCGGCGGGCAAAAAAGATCCTCTTGAGCCCTTCGGCCAAACCCTTGATCGAGCAGATCGAAACCATTGCCAATGCGTTGCGGGTGGAATTGTTCAATGGCATCGACGAGGAAGAGTTGCGTATCACCATGCGGGTGCACGCACGTATTCTGGCCAATCTGGAGAAGTCCTGA
- a CDS encoding retention module-containing protein → MAKLIGVVSKVLGQVFAVANDGTRRALVEGDRLFAGEQLETGATGAVAVHLQNGAELTLGRESSLHLSSDLLAKSAPPAVNTDAAPPSQDQLTDVEQIQKAIAAGGDPTQEAEATAAGPGGNGSAAGGGHNVVMLSEVGGRVDPVIGFPTAGLNGTADIPDRWVAENSHLPEQAAPPVVNNPVTLDGLAMEGGEVTVNEANLPDGSAKDPGTLTQVGTFTVKAPDGVFNLNVGGINVITGGVVSGVGQSITTSLGNTLTITGYDPATGVVSYYYTLAVTDTHPAGNGANTVSESIKVVASDANGDVTNGSLDINVVDDVPNAIDDTNAHVASENLTTLTGNVFSNDVQGADRLANPITPGTYIGTYGTLKLAADGSYTYTLNSADPDFLALQGGAKGAETFTYTLRDADGDTSTADLVLQVHNNNDPVIIKGLNVACGELTVNEQNLCNGSDPDAAALTQSGTFTVTAADGLQSLTVGGINVISGGVAQGFPQSIQTGLGNTLTITGYNPTTGVVSYSYTLLDNEKHPNGHGSNTLSEHFNVVATDTDGSSASGKLDVNIVDDLPKARADWAEVDEGQSISGNVLHNDTLGADDPGCNVVIGVRAGGNTSTHASGSLNTEVHGKYGTLTLDAQGNATYHANPDAVGVAGAKDVFTYTIRDADGDKSTTTITIDVQNTCFDDRPQVISSERSVTANQVDSNLLLIIDVSGSMADDSGVRDLSRLELAKETIGLLLDKYEGMGDVKVQIVTFSTHAQEQSSVWVSVADAKNIISDLEAYGDTNYDAAVDAGQDAFDTAGKIAGAQNIGYFFSDGIPTSGHAIGTKDEAQWKKFLEANDIKSYAIGLGEGSDSGKLNPLAYDGSTGTNTDSTVVTDLNALGQVLSGTVQGSPITGSLMSGGTFGADGGFIKSLIIDGTTYTYDPKGNGNTGSYSATGGIDKGAFDTSTNTFNVKSSSGGSLQVDMDTGEFTYTPPKATGSAIKETFGFVASDNDGDLDSAQLVINVNANAAPVAGADHIITNLLSSQISVPAEALLANDSDANGDPLSATPTTFTTGWEAKGADLSVGNNKPTIGFNGLGSTSSQLFKDLDRSDFKGPAGSMAAALIVSGYLGQVGATNGEDYITVDLAKGERLALSHDRGDKISMAWKLADGSYHTIASGSDFLAEEGGRYTIHVSNVSNPIGNTNNAEAYRLTMTIDYSGADNTPDAHGTYSVSDGHNGSAVGDVTISYQAGNSLTGTAGADTLLAGNGDDILDGGDGKDVLSGGEGNDQLHGGNNDDLLIGGAGNDLIDGGDGSDTASYANAGSAVSVNLSLAGQQNTIGAGLDTLLSVENLMGSSHNDTLTGNGSNNVINGGLGNDILDGLGADDLLIGGRGDDTLTGGAGSDVFQWQPGNSGHDRVTDFTPGTDRLDLSQLLQGENASSASLDDYLHFKVTGTGSDVVSTIEVSAVAGASPTQTIDLAGVNLAAQYGVTAGTGGVVAAGADTATIINGMLNDHTLKVDTV, encoded by the coding sequence ATGGCTAAGTTAATCGGCGTGGTCAGTAAAGTGCTCGGCCAGGTGTTTGCAGTGGCCAACGACGGCACCCGTCGCGCGCTGGTCGAGGGCGACCGATTGTTTGCCGGCGAACAACTGGAAACCGGTGCGACCGGTGCCGTCGCGGTTCATCTGCAAAATGGCGCAGAGCTGACCCTGGGCCGCGAAAGCAGCCTGCATCTGTCCTCCGATCTGCTTGCCAAGAGTGCACCACCTGCCGTCAACACGGACGCCGCCCCGCCCAGCCAGGATCAGTTGACAGATGTCGAGCAGATCCAGAAGGCCATTGCCGCAGGCGGTGACCCCACCCAGGAGGCCGAAGCGACGGCAGCAGGCCCCGGCGGCAATGGCTCCGCGGCCGGTGGCGGGCACAATGTCGTCATGCTCAGCGAGGTGGGCGGGCGTGTCGACCCCGTCATCGGCTTCCCGACGGCGGGCTTGAACGGCACTGCCGATATCCCCGACCGTTGGGTCGCTGAAAACAGCCACTTGCCAGAGCAGGCCGCTCCCCCTGTGGTCAACAATCCCGTAACCCTCGATGGCCTGGCAATGGAGGGGGGGGAAGTGACGGTCAACGAGGCCAATCTCCCGGATGGCTCGGCTAAAGACCCTGGAACGCTGACGCAGGTCGGTACCTTCACGGTGAAGGCCCCGGACGGGGTCTTCAATCTCAACGTCGGCGGCATCAATGTCATCACCGGCGGGGTCGTCAGCGGTGTCGGCCAGTCGATCACCACCAGCCTGGGCAATACGCTGACCATTACCGGCTATGACCCCGCGACCGGAGTGGTCAGCTACTACTACACCCTGGCGGTTACTGACACTCATCCGGCAGGCAACGGTGCCAACACCGTCAGCGAGAGCATCAAGGTCGTGGCCAGCGACGCCAATGGCGATGTGACCAACGGCTCGCTGGACATCAATGTGGTCGACGATGTTCCGAATGCCATCGACGATACGAATGCGCACGTGGCTTCCGAGAACCTGACGACGCTGACCGGCAACGTGTTCAGCAACGATGTCCAGGGCGCCGACCGACTCGCAAACCCCATCACCCCCGGCACCTATATCGGCACCTACGGCACCCTGAAGCTGGCTGCCGATGGCAGTTACACCTATACCCTGAACAGCGCGGACCCCGATTTCCTTGCCCTGCAGGGCGGCGCAAAGGGGGCGGAGACCTTTACCTACACCCTTCGGGATGCCGATGGCGACACCAGCACCGCCGACCTCGTGCTGCAAGTCCACAACAACAATGACCCGGTCATAATCAAAGGGCTGAATGTCGCCTGTGGGGAATTGACGGTCAACGAGCAGAACCTCTGCAATGGCAGCGACCCTGATGCGGCGGCACTGACCCAGTCCGGCACCTTCACCGTGACCGCTGCCGACGGCCTGCAAAGCCTGACCGTTGGCGGCATCAACGTCATCAGCGGCGGCGTGGCGCAGGGTTTCCCGCAATCGATCCAGACCGGCCTGGGCAATACCCTCACCATCACCGGCTACAACCCGACCACCGGCGTGGTCAGTTACAGCTACACCTTGCTGGACAATGAAAAGCATCCGAATGGCCATGGCAGCAACACCCTCAGCGAGCATTTCAACGTCGTCGCCACCGATACCGATGGCAGTTCGGCCAGCGGCAAGCTTGATGTCAATATCGTCGACGATCTGCCCAAGGCCCGCGCGGATTGGGCAGAGGTTGACGAGGGCCAGAGCATCAGCGGCAATGTGCTGCACAACGACACGCTGGGTGCCGACGACCCTGGCTGCAACGTGGTGATCGGCGTGCGGGCCGGCGGCAACACCTCGACCCATGCCAGCGGCTCGCTCAATACCGAAGTGCACGGTAAATACGGCACCTTGACCCTGGATGCCCAGGGCAATGCCACTTACCACGCCAACCCGGACGCGGTTGGCGTCGCAGGTGCGAAGGACGTGTTCACCTACACCATCCGCGATGCCGATGGGGACAAAAGCACCACGACCATTACCATTGACGTGCAGAACACTTGCTTCGACGATCGGCCGCAGGTTATCTCCAGCGAGCGCTCGGTGACCGCGAACCAGGTGGACTCCAATTTGCTGTTGATCATTGACGTCTCGGGCAGCATGGCCGATGACTCCGGCGTCAGGGATCTGTCACGGCTGGAACTGGCCAAGGAGACCATCGGTCTCTTGCTCGACAAGTACGAGGGCATGGGTGATGTGAAGGTCCAGATCGTCACATTCAGCACTCATGCGCAGGAGCAGAGCTCAGTCTGGGTTTCTGTCGCGGACGCCAAGAACATCATCAGCGACCTTGAAGCCTATGGCGACACCAACTATGACGCCGCCGTCGATGCGGGGCAGGATGCCTTCGACACGGCCGGCAAAATCGCTGGCGCGCAGAACATCGGCTACTTTTTCTCCGACGGTATTCCGACCTCGGGCCACGCCATTGGCACGAAGGACGAAGCCCAGTGGAAGAAATTCCTCGAGGCCAACGACATCAAGTCGTACGCGATCGGCCTGGGAGAAGGGAGCGACAGCGGCAAACTCAATCCACTGGCCTACGATGGCAGTACCGGCACCAATACCGATTCAACGGTAGTGACCGACCTCAATGCGCTGGGCCAGGTGCTGTCCGGCACTGTCCAGGGCTCGCCGATTACCGGCAGCCTGATGAGTGGCGGCACCTTTGGTGCCGACGGCGGCTTCATCAAGTCACTGATCATCGATGGCACGACCTACACCTACGATCCGAAGGGCAATGGCAATACGGGCTCGTATTCGGCTACCGGCGGCATCGACAAGGGGGCCTTCGATACATCCACCAATACCTTCAACGTCAAGAGCAGCAGCGGCGGGTCGCTACAGGTCGACATGGATACCGGGGAATTCACCTATACCCCGCCCAAGGCCACCGGCTCGGCGATCAAGGAAACCTTCGGCTTCGTGGCCAGCGACAACGATGGCGACCTGGACAGCGCGCAGCTGGTGATCAACGTCAACGCCAATGCAGCGCCGGTGGCAGGTGCCGACCACATCATCACCAATCTGTTGTCGTCGCAAATCAGCGTTCCGGCCGAAGCCCTGCTGGCCAATGACAGCGATGCCAATGGCGACCCGTTGAGTGCCACGCCGACTACGTTCACTACCGGCTGGGAGGCCAAGGGGGCCGACTTATCGGTGGGCAACAATAAGCCCACCATCGGCTTCAATGGCCTCGGCAGTACGAGCAGCCAACTGTTCAAGGACCTCGATCGCAGCGATTTCAAAGGCCCGGCCGGGTCGATGGCTGCTGCCCTGATCGTCAGTGGTTATCTGGGACAGGTGGGCGCCACCAATGGCGAGGACTACATCACCGTTGACCTGGCCAAGGGTGAAAGGCTTGCTCTGAGCCATGACCGAGGCGACAAAATCAGCATGGCCTGGAAGCTGGCCGATGGCAGCTATCACACGATCGCCAGCGGCTCGGACTTCCTTGCCGAAGAGGGCGGGCGTTACACCATACATGTCAGCAACGTGAGCAACCCCATCGGTAACACCAACAACGCCGAAGCCTACAGGTTGACGATGACCATCGATTACAGCGGGGCGGATAACACACCGGATGCACACGGCACCTATAGCGTCAGCGATGGTCACAATGGCAGTGCCGTCGGCGATGTCACGATCAGCTACCAGGCTGGCAACTCACTGACGGGCACCGCAGGCGCCGACACCCTGTTGGCTGGCAATGGCGACGATATCCTCGACGGCGGCGACGGCAAGGACGTGCTCAGCGGGGGGGAAGGCAATGACCAACTCCACGGTGGAAATAACGACGATCTGCTGATCGGTGGGGCAGGCAATGATCTGATCGATGGCGGTGACGGCAGTGATACCGCCAGTTATGCCAATGCCGGTTCCGCGGTGAGCGTCAATCTATCGTTGGCGGGGCAGCAGAACACCATTGGGGCAGGGCTTGATACGCTGCTGTCGGTCGAGAACCTGATGGGCTCCAGCCATAACGACACCCTCACCGGCAATGGCAGCAACAATGTCATCAATGGGGGGCTGGGTAATGACATTCTCGATGGGCTCGGTGCCGACGACCTACTGATCGGCGGGCGTGGCGACGATACCCTGACCGGCGGCGCGGGCAGTGATGTCTTCCAGTGGCAGCCGGGCAATAGCGGCCATGATCGGGTGACCGATTTCACCCCGGGCACCGATCGGCTGGATCTGTCGCAATTGCTTCAGGGCGAGAATGCGTCATCGGCCTCCCTGGATGACTACCTGCACTTCAAGGTCACCGGTACCGGCAGTGACGTGGTCTCGACCATCGAGGTCAGTGCGGTGGCGGGGGCGAGCCCGACCCAGACCATCGACCTGGCGGGGGTCAACCTGGCTGCTCAATATGGCGTGACAGCCGGTACCGGCGGGGTGGTCGCTGCAGGGGCCGATACGGCGACCATTATCAACGGAATGCTCAATGACCATACGCTGAAGGTTGATACGGTCTGA
- a CDS encoding YecA family protein, with translation MSFAEQLHRLQAFLDADELHDEALDYVAAHGYLTALSICSEAVPEREWIDALFAEEPHYSSDAQREEIEATLILLKAHIARQLASDEEFELPCELDLGEDPDDSDLRGWCIGFMEGVFLREAAWFETAEDEVSEMLLPIMVGSGLFDEQPEFSDIAADANLMDDMIVQIPEALTALYLLCNAPDEKPAILKPRHH, from the coding sequence ATGTCCTTCGCTGAGCAATTACACCGCCTGCAAGCCTTCCTCGACGCCGACGAGCTGCATGATGAGGCGCTGGACTATGTTGCCGCTCACGGCTACCTGACCGCATTGTCGATCTGCTCGGAAGCCGTCCCGGAGCGTGAATGGATCGACGCCCTGTTCGCCGAAGAGCCGCATTACAGTAGTGATGCTCAACGCGAGGAGATCGAAGCCACCCTGATCCTGCTCAAGGCCCACATTGCCCGCCAGTTGGCCAGCGATGAAGAGTTCGAGCTGCCGTGCGAACTGGACCTGGGCGAAGACCCGGACGATTCGGACCTGCGTGGCTGGTGCATCGGCTTCATGGAAGGGGTCTTCCTGCGTGAAGCGGCCTGGTTCGAAACCGCCGAAGACGAAGTCAGCGAAATGCTCCTGCCGATCATGGTCGGCTCCGGTCTGTTCGACGAACAGCCAGAGTTCTCCGACATCGCCGCCGATGCCAACCTGATGGACGACATGATCGTGCAGATCCCGGAAGCACTGACGGCCCTGTACCTGCTGTGCAATGCGCCCGACGAGAAGCCTGCGATACTCAAGCCTCGTCATCACTGA
- the recQ gene encoding DNA helicase RecQ, translating into MLEQAQRVLKDIFGYDSFRGRQGAIIERVASGGDALVLMPTGGGKSLCFQVPALLREGLAVVVSPLIALMDDQVATLEELGVAAAALNSTLSAEQQRDLAVKIRNGEVKMLYLAPERLVQPRMLDFLQGLDIALFAIDEAHCVSQWGHDFRPEYLQLGQLAELFPNVPRIALTATADKRTREEIVNRLHLQDAERFLSSFDRPNIFYRIVPKEQPRKQLLAFLAERRSDAGIVYCLSRKKVDDVAVFLCEQGFPALPYHAGLPAETRAANQKRFLNEEGLIMVATIAFGMGIDKPNVRFVAHLDLPKSLEAYYQETGRAGRDGLPADAWMAYGLQDMVMLKQMLQNSEGDERHKRVEQHKLDAMLALCEETRCRRQSLLGYFDEDMPQPCGHCDNCIDGVQTWDATEAARQALSTIFRTGQRYGVGHLVDVLLGKDNEKVRNFGHEKLSVYGVGKARSEAEWRSLFRQLVARGLVDIDLEGYGGLRLSDTCRPLLRGEVALELRRDLKPQTSTKSSSGSPASQLVRGEEREQWEALRALRRKLAEEHAVPPYVIFPDSTLLEMLRSQPGSMAEMARVSGVGARKLERYGAAFLQVLGGATQAQPVVADLRHELISLARAGMTPIQIAGQLQCSEKNVYSLLAEAIGRQQLSLEQALDLPEDLLGEVQDAFLDGEGELPPVAAIAEQFVGRVPEGVLYCVRAALQSEFEL; encoded by the coding sequence ATGCTCGAACAGGCTCAACGCGTCCTTAAAGACATCTTCGGCTACGACAGTTTCCGTGGCCGCCAGGGTGCCATTATCGAACGCGTGGCCAGTGGTGGCGACGCCCTGGTGCTGATGCCTACCGGCGGTGGCAAGTCCCTGTGTTTCCAGGTCCCGGCCTTGTTGCGCGAGGGCCTGGCCGTGGTGGTCTCACCACTGATCGCCTTGATGGACGACCAGGTCGCGACTCTCGAAGAGCTGGGTGTAGCCGCAGCGGCCTTGAATTCCACCTTGAGCGCCGAGCAACAGCGCGATCTGGCCGTGAAGATCCGCAACGGCGAGGTCAAGATGCTCTACCTCGCCCCCGAGCGCCTGGTGCAGCCGCGCATGCTGGACTTCCTGCAGGGCCTGGACATCGCCTTGTTCGCCATCGATGAAGCCCACTGCGTGTCGCAATGGGGGCACGACTTCCGCCCCGAATACCTGCAATTGGGGCAACTCGCTGAACTGTTTCCGAATGTTCCGCGGATCGCCCTGACGGCCACCGCCGACAAGCGAACCCGTGAAGAAATCGTCAATCGCCTGCATTTGCAGGACGCCGAGCGCTTTTTGTCGAGTTTCGACCGGCCGAATATCTTCTACCGCATCGTGCCCAAGGAGCAGCCGCGCAAGCAGTTGCTGGCGTTTCTCGCCGAGCGGCGCAGCGATGCCGGGATCGTCTATTGCCTGTCGCGCAAGAAGGTCGATGATGTCGCCGTCTTTCTTTGCGAGCAGGGTTTTCCAGCATTGCCGTACCACGCCGGCCTGCCCGCCGAAACGCGGGCGGCGAACCAGAAGCGCTTCCTCAATGAAGAAGGCCTGATCATGGTCGCGACCATCGCCTTCGGCATGGGCATCGACAAGCCCAACGTGCGCTTCGTCGCCCACCTGGACCTGCCCAAGTCGCTGGAAGCCTATTACCAGGAGACTGGCCGGGCCGGGCGAGATGGCCTGCCGGCCGATGCCTGGATGGCCTACGGCTTGCAGGACATGGTGATGCTCAAGCAGATGCTGCAGAACTCCGAAGGCGACGAGCGCCACAAGCGGGTCGAGCAGCACAAGCTCGATGCCATGTTGGCGCTATGCGAAGAAACCCGTTGCCGTCGCCAGTCCCTGCTTGGCTATTTCGACGAAGACATGCCGCAACCCTGTGGTCACTGTGACAACTGCATCGATGGCGTGCAGACCTGGGATGCCACCGAAGCGGCGCGGCAGGCCCTGTCGACCATCTTCCGTACAGGCCAGCGCTACGGCGTGGGGCATCTGGTCGACGTCCTGCTCGGCAAGGACAACGAAAAGGTACGCAATTTCGGTCACGAGAAATTATCGGTCTACGGTGTCGGTAAAGCCCGCAGCGAAGCCGAATGGCGATCGCTGTTCCGCCAACTGGTGGCTCGCGGGCTGGTCGACATTGATCTGGAAGGCTACGGCGGCCTGCGCCTGAGCGACACCTGTCGGCCGCTGTTGCGCGGCGAAGTCGCTCTTGAATTGCGTCGTGATCTCAAACCGCAGACCAGCACCAAGAGCAGCTCCGGCAGCCCCGCCAGCCAATTGGTCCGCGGCGAGGAGCGCGAACAGTGGGAAGCCCTGCGGGCCCTGCGGCGCAAGCTTGCCGAAGAACATGCGGTGCCGCCATATGTCATCTTCCCGGATTCGACCCTGCTGGAAATGCTGCGCAGCCAGCCAGGCTCCATGGCGGAGATGGCGCGGGTCAGCGGTGTCGGTGCGCGCAAACTGGAGCGCTACGGCGCAGCATTCCTGCAGGTGCTCGGTGGCGCTACCCAAGCGCAGCCCGTGGTGGCCGACCTGCGCCACGAATTGATCAGCCTGGCCCGCGCGGGCATGACGCCGATTCAAATTGCCGGTCAATTGCAGTGCAGCGAAAAAAACGTCTACAGCCTGTTGGCCGAAGCGATTGGCCGCCAGCAGTTGTCACTGGAGCAGGCACTGGACCTGCCCGAAGATCTGCTGGGGGAAGTGCAGGATGCATTTCTCGATGGCGAAGGCGAGTTGCCGCCGGTTGCCGCCATTGCCGAGCAGTTCGTCGGCCGAGTGCCAGAAGGCGTCCTTTACTGTGTGCGCGCAGCCCTGCAGTCTGAATTCGAACTCTGA